One Primulina huaijiensis isolate GDHJ02 chromosome 8, ASM1229523v2, whole genome shotgun sequence genomic region harbors:
- the LOC140983299 gene encoding auxin-responsive protein SAUR32-like, whose product MPHMHFFHHNHGCGRREVIRCGVPKGCLVITVGQGAEQRRFVIPVEYVNHPRFTQLLKEAEEEYGFHQEGAINIPCHVEEFCEVRGLIDKETASHHTHHHHHHLHQFLCFKA is encoded by the coding sequence ATGCCGCACATGCATTTCTTCCACCACAACCACGGCTGCGGGAGGCGGGAGGTGATCAGGTGCGGGGTTCCAAAGGGGTGTCTGGTGATCACGGTGGGACAAGGGGCAGAGCAGCGGAGGTTTGTTATTCCAGTTGAGTATGTGAACCACCCGCGGTTCACGCAGCTGCTGAAGGAGGCGGAGGAGGAGTACGGGTTCCACCAGGAGGGCGCCATCAATATCCCGTGCCATGTGGAGGAGTTCTGCGAGGTGAGGGGCTTGATCGACAAGGAAACGGCGTCGCATCATAcgcaccaccaccaccatcaCCTTCACCAGTTCTTGTGCTTCAAGGCTTGA